The Methanosarcina acetivorans C2A genome includes the window ATCTCTTTAAGTCCCGGATGGCTCTCTTTGCATCGTTTTTCCCTGAAAGGGCACCTCGGGTGAAATTTGCAGCCTGAAGGAGGGGAGCTGAGAGGCGGGGAAAAGCCCGGTATGGGAACGAAGCCTTTTTCGGGCAGGCTGTTCAGGAGCCCCCGGGTGTAGGGGTGCATGGGGCTTTCAAAAAGGCTTGAGGGGTCGGAAATCTCCACAATTTCGCCTGCATACATTACGGCGATCCGGTCGGCAAGCCTCCGCACAAAGCCAAGGTCATGGCTTATGAGGAGCAGGGCAGTTTTCTTTTCCCTTTTCAATTTCGTAAGTTCGGTCTCCAGCTCAGTTACGCATTTCCTATCAAGCCCTTTGCTGGGCTCATCTGCTATCAGGAGGGCAGGATTAAGTATGATTGAAGCTGCAATCAAAAAACGCTGGTTCATCCCTCCCGAGCACCATGACGGGTAATAGCGAATGCACTCTGAGACGTTTGAAAAACCCATATTTTTCAGGGCTTTCGCGGCCTTCAAAAACGCTTCCTTTTTCTTTTCTTTCCGGTGTACCCTCAGGGGTTCTGCGAGCTGGTGCCCTATGGAATATACAGGGTTAAGAGCCAGGGAGGGGTTCTGGAAAATAATGGCAATTTCTTCCTCTCTTATCTTTGCCATCTCTTTTTCACTCAGTTCAAGGAGGGATTTTCCCCCGAATTCTACAGTTCCTTTTACTCTGGATTCAGGGGGCAGGAGGCGCATAATTGCGTGTGCGACCACGGATTTTCCGCAGCCTGTTTCTCCCACAAGAGCCAGGGTTTCGCTTTCTTCAATCGAAAAGGAGACTCCTGAAAGAGCTGTTACGGTTTTTATTCCCTGGAAAGAGACCTCAAGATCCCTAACTTCAAGCAATGTTTTCACGGTGTGCGGCTTCATGCCACATCCGCTCCTTCTCCCGAGTATTTCTCTTCCTCTGTCTCAAGCCCGAATCCTATCAGTGCGATAGCCATCACGCAGAGGGTGATGCAGATCCCGGGAGGCAAATACCACCACCACATGTCCCTGATAAAACCTCCCCGGAAAAAGGCAAAAGAAAGCATGTTTCCCCAGCTTTTCATACTTATGTCGCTGAGTCCCAGAAAAGAGAGGGAGGCTTCGGAAATCATTGCCGAAGCTGTAGCTAGCATGAACTTTGGCAGCAGGACGTGGACGATGTTTGGGAGAATATCCGATATCATGATATGGCTGGAGGAAAAACCCATACATTGAGCACTCTTGACGTAGCCTGCCTCTCTTAGCTGCAGGGTTTTCGAGCGTGTGACCCTTGCAGTTGACTCCCAGGAAAGGAATCCCAGGACAGGGATCAGTACCCAGATGCTCGGCCTCAGGAACGCGCCCAGGACTATGATAAGAGGTATCTTCGGGATAATAAGGACAACATCGGTAAAACCCATCAGCAGCTCATCCAGAGCTCCCCTGAAGTAGCCTGCACAGAGGCCCAGGGTGGTCCCTATCAGGGTTGAGATCAGGGCTGCAGCAAAGCCCACGGTCATTGAGATCCTGGCTCCGTATACAAGTTCGGAGAGGATATCGTTTCCTATGTCGTTTGTCCCGAGGAAGTGCTCTCCTGAAGGCTCTTCGTAGGGTATGAATCGCTCATCCGGAGCATAGGGGGCAAGAAGGGAAGGAAACAGCGCCATAAACAGGAAAAATGCAAGGAGAAAAATGCCTCCCCTATTGAATTTCCCGAGAACCCCTTCCCGTTTTTGGATACTCCGGAATGCTCTTTCTCCTGAAAGGCTTAAACCGGAAGTTTCAGGACTTATTAGCTGTTTTTCGGAATGCCCGTCAGCGCGGGTTTCTTTGATGGAAGTCCCTTCGATATGGGCAGCTTCAGGGTTCATACGGGCCTCCTGACTCTGGGGTCAATTAAGGCATAGAGCAGGTCGGCAAGCATATTTGCAAACAGGGCCGTAAGGGCAATTACCAGAAAAGCCCCCTGGAGCAGAGGATAATCTTTTCCCATTATTGCGTCGTAGATGAGGGTTCCCATGCCGTTTAAAGAGAAGATAATTTCTGTGAAGAGTGCCCCGCTGAAGAGAAACCCGAAATCCAGGGCAAGGAGGGTAATGACAGGGAGTGAAGCGTTTTTTATGACGTGCCTGAAAAGTATGCCGGTATTGTGCAGGCCCTTTGCTCTGGCATACAGGGCATAGAGCTGCTTTTTTTCCTGGATCACGCTTCCGCGCATGACCAGAAAATTCCTGGACGCTGAAAATACTGACATTACGCAGACAGGCAAAAAGAGATGATGCATTACACTTCCGATTTCCGGCGCATCATAGAATCCCTTCGAAGGAAAGAGCCCCAGCTTGAAAGAAAAGAGATAGAGAGAAAGAAGGGCAAGAAAATAAGGCGGTGTACAGGAGAACATGACAAAAGCAAAACCGGTAAAACGGCTCATCTTTCTTTCCGGTTTCCAGCCTGTAAGAGCCCCCAGCAGACTTCCCAGGAGGGCTCCTATCAGCACTGATACCCCCACAAACAGCAGGGTCCAGCCCATCCTGTCCAGGAGGATCTCTGCAACAGGAGCATGGAGGTGGTAGGAGTATCCCAGGTCAAGGTGCAGGAGGTCCAAAAGGAAAGACGTGAACTGCTCATGGAGAGGTCTGTTCAGTCCCAGTTCTGTCCTGAGCTCTTCCATCACGTCTTCAGACACATAAACATCTTCTCCTATGAGGTTTTTTACCGGATCTCCGGGCATTAGCCTCGGGAGGGTAAAATTGATGATGGTTATGAGCATGAATGAAGCTGAATATCGGATTACTTTTCTTGTTATTCCTTGCATTGTCATTATTTTCCCATTTTTCTGCTTCTTCTGTTCCTTTATTCCTCCTTTTCCTGGTTCTTCTGTTCCTTTATTCCTCCTTTTCCTGATTCTTTTCTTCTTTCATTCCTCTTTTTCCTGACTCCTCAAGTCCTTTATGCTCTTTTTCTGCTTTTTCTTTTCCTTGCGCCCTTTTTCTGGCTCCTCTATTTCTTTATGCCTCTGTTTTTCTTACATTTACAAAGTTATCCAGGTTGTAAATCCCGTAAAGAGGGTCAGTATACCAGCCCTCAAAATGCCTGTTATAGGGGGTAAGCACGGTGTTCCAGTAGAGCGGAATTGCAGGCAGGTTCTCTGCATAATAATCCTGAAGTTCGTATGCATAATCCTGAAGTTCTGAGGAGTCTGTAGTTGCAAGGATATTGTCGCAGAGCTGCAGGAACTCGGGGTCGTCCAGGTTATGCATTACTCCCTGGCCCGACCTCCTTGAATCGAAATAGCCGCTTCCCCAGCTTGCGTGCATGAGCATACCCCAGGGAGTGGAACGAGTAACGGTCAGGTCGTATTCATAATTGTCTTTCAGGGTCATCCAGGTATCCGAATCCGCAGTCCTCAGGTCGGCGCCAAGGCTTACATTTTCAAAATATTCTTTAAGGAGCTCCCCGGTGCGGGCGTAATCCGGCCGGATAAGGATTTCAATCTCGATGTTTTCTCCGTCTTTCCCTTCCAGGATTCCGTCCCCGTTGCTGTCCGAATATCCTGCTTCTTCCAGAAGCTCTCTGGCTTTTTCCGGGTCATATTCAAGTTTTTCGGTTTCCTTGAAATTTTCCATTGCAGGGGGCACAAAGCCACGGTTCGGGACTTCCCCGTATCCCAGGGTTTCAAGCCTGACGATTTCTTCATAATTTATGGCGTATGCAAGAGCTTCCCTGAATTTCAGGTCCGAAAAAGGAGCTTTTTCCAGATTCGGGGCAAGGAAGATCAGTCCGATATCTGTCTTTTCCAGAAACTCAAAATCTCCGGTTTCTTCAAGCTGCTCAATTCCGGAATAAGGGTATGACCCTGCGTATTTGTAGTAAGTGTCGGCCTCCCCGTTTTTGAGGGCAAGGGTGGCAACGTCCACGTTTGAGTAATAATGGACTTCCACGGTTTCAGCCTCCGGGACTTTTCCCTTCCAGTAAGGGTTTTTCTCAAAAACGAGTTTTCCGGCATTGAGGTCTATCAGCTTGAGATAGTAAGGTCCGCAGCCCACATATGGGCCGCTGTTTGTGTATTCCATCGGGTTTTCTACCGTTTCCCACACATGGGCAGGAAGAATATTGTAGGTTGCAAACTCCAGGTTAATACGGGTGTAAGGCTTGTTGAATTTGAAGGTCACGGAATTGTTTGCTTCCGATACGGCCGAACTTTCCAGGGTATCATTGATCCAGCTGGCCCATGGGGTCTCTTTCCCGTAGTAGCGGATCGAAAACTCAATGTCTTCCGGGGTTACCGGTTCTCCGTCACTCCAGTATAGGTCATCTCTCAGGTAAAAGGTCCAGCACGTGTTATTTTCCGAGACTTCGTAGCTTTCGGCAAGCTGGCCTGCAAGGTGTCCCTCGGAGTCCATTTTCATGAGTGGAGGGTTTGAGAGATGGGTAAAAACCCCCAGGTTTGAGTCCCCTATAAATGATGCGGATTTTATTACGTTTGGAGTTGCGATTTTCAGGACCGCTCCTTCGGAAGCTGCTGACTGTTGCATTTCCGCGGCTTTTGCTTCGGAGACCTCTTCAGGGTCCTGCAATTCTTCTTCTCCTCCAAACAGGGCTTTTATATATGTAATAAACCGGTCAAAAATTCCTCCTTCCGAAGACGTAAGGTTTTCTCCGGAAACTTCAGAGTCCGCCGCTCCTGCCGGATACATGTTCACACAAAAAATAAAAATGAGTATGGCAAGTGTTAGTCCCTGTTTCAATCCTCTGTTTAGTCCTGATCTGTTTAACCCTGCTTCCTTGAAATGTTTCCCCAGTTTCATCCTGCTGCCTCTTCCTGTTTTACTTTCTTTCTCCTGAGTTGCAGAAATAGCACAAAGGTTCCGGTTCTTTTGAAAAATTCATTGGTGTCCAGTCCCCACGTACCTATAGAGGTGTGGGTAATACCTTGCGTAGATTCTGAGTAATTCTTACATTCCGGATACTTACATGAATTCTGAGTAAGAATGACGATGGTAACCTTTATGTGCTATTTTTTTCAATTTTATCTGTATCTTTAATAACAATGAGTTCGAAGATATTTAAAAATCATACTAAATTACTGTTTTTTATGTAAAAGACTCTAAACAATTTGTAATATAAATCTTTTGATTTTTAATGTTCATTTAAAAAACAGATCCAGATGCAGTATCTTTTTTTACTGAGGGTTCCAATCTACTCGGAAATAAGAAAAAATACATCAGACAATGATAAAAAGAAATCTTCAGATAAAAATAAGGAGGAGTCTTCAGATAAAAATAAGGAGGAGTTTTCAGGTAAAAATAAGGAGGAGTCTTCAGGAAAAAATAAAGAGGAGTCATCAGGTAAAACTAAGAAAAAATCATCAGATAGAAATAAGTTAAGGAAAAATGTGTTTTACTTTTGACCTTTAATCTCAATCTTTTTTTCAATTTTTCGTGCTAAGTTTTCTTTCGAGTGAATATAGAGCGAAGCCGGAAGTCCGGTATTTGAAATCATGTAGAGCAGGCTCATGGTTGTCCTGTTCAGCCTTGGAGAGTAGTTTAAAAGTGTGCTCCTCGAGATCCTTACCATTGCATCGAGGGATTTTATTCCTGTCAGGTACCTTTTTATATCGCGGGTTCTCTGGCTCTTTTCAAATATCAGGTCTATCCATGTATTTATTTCTTCCATCAGAATTTCCCTTGTCAGGTCTTCAGGGACAATGTAACTTTTTCCTCTCTCTATATTTTTGAAATACTCCCTGAAGCTGTCTCCCTTTGCAAGCGTATACACCTTCCCAATACCCCCCGAGTGGCTGTCCGTTGTTGCAGCGATGCCTTTGCCGAACTTTTCCGCAAGGGCGATCGTGAGCTCGTTTTTCTGCTTGAGCTCATGCATGTTATATTCAAGTACGGGAAAGAGTTTTGCCAGTTTAGGCACTGCAAAGATGTCAGGCTCCTGGTGAAGCTCAAACCAGAAGGGGTGGTTGTAGATAAAAGGCAGTTTATGGCGTTTGAGGTATCTTATAAAACCCTTCAGGTCATGTTCTACTTTTGAAATCTCAGTCAGTTCTGAAAAGTCCTCTCTACAAAGTTCAAAAACATTCACGTGCAGTGTGTGCCCTGCAAACTCCGGGTCATAAACGGCCATTTCAACGCCAGGGACCAGTTGTTCTCTGTCCCATCCGAGAATATCGTATGCATCGACCGTATCGTGGTCCGTAAATGTGACAAAATCCATACCCATTCCGAGGGCTTTTTCATAGAGGCTCTCGGGCTGCAAATCTTTTGCCGGGAGCACGTCAAAAGAACAGGTAGAATGTACGTGCAGGTCTGCCCGTTTCCAGCCCGCTTCCATAAGCTCGGCTGCCCGTTCAGGTGCAATCAGCTTTTCCTCGTAATTCCTCTGCCTTCCCCCCATGGCGTAGAATCCTGAGATTTTAATTTTATTCCGGATTATTTTATTTTGGCTTTATATTTCTCCTACTATAATATAGTCCTT containing:
- a CDS encoding ABC transporter ATP-binding protein, which encodes MKPHTVKTLLEVRDLEVSFQGIKTVTALSGVSFSIEESETLALVGETGCGKSVVAHAIMRLLPPESRVKGTVEFGGKSLLELSEKEMAKIREEEIAIIFQNPSLALNPVYSIGHQLAEPLRVHRKEKKKEAFLKAAKALKNMGFSNVSECIRYYPSWCSGGMNQRFLIAASIILNPALLIADEPSKGLDRKCVTELETELTKLKREKKTALLLISHDLGFVRRLADRIAVMYAGEIVEISDPSSLFESPMHPYTRGLLNSLPEKGFVPIPGFSPPLSSPPSGCKFHPRCPFREKRCKESHPGLKEIGRRAVRCFLCP
- a CDS encoding ABC transporter permease, with product MNPEAAHIEGTSIKETRADGHSEKQLISPETSGLSLSGERAFRSIQKREGVLGKFNRGGIFLLAFFLFMALFPSLLAPYAPDERFIPYEEPSGEHFLGTNDIGNDILSELVYGARISMTVGFAAALISTLIGTTLGLCAGYFRGALDELLMGFTDVVLIIPKIPLIIVLGAFLRPSIWVLIPVLGFLSWESTARVTRSKTLQLREAGYVKSAQCMGFSSSHIMISDILPNIVHVLLPKFMLATASAMISEASLSFLGLSDISMKSWGNMLSFAFFRGGFIRDMWWWYLPPGICITLCVMAIALIGFGLETEEEKYSGEGADVA
- a CDS encoding ABC transporter permease, whose protein sequence is MQGITRKVIRYSASFMLITIINFTLPRLMPGDPVKNLIGEDVYVSEDVMEELRTELGLNRPLHEQFTSFLLDLLHLDLGYSYHLHAPVAEILLDRMGWTLLFVGVSVLIGALLGSLLGALTGWKPERKMSRFTGFAFVMFSCTPPYFLALLSLYLFSFKLGLFPSKGFYDAPEIGSVMHHLFLPVCVMSVFSASRNFLVMRGSVIQEKKQLYALYARAKGLHNTGILFRHVIKNASLPVITLLALDFGFLFSGALFTEIIFSLNGMGTLIYDAIMGKDYPLLQGAFLVIALTALFANMLADLLYALIDPRVRRPV
- a CDS encoding ABC transporter substrate-binding protein, encoding MKLGKHFKEAGLNRSGLNRGLKQGLTLAILIFIFCVNMYPAGAADSEVSGENLTSSEGGIFDRFITYIKALFGGEEELQDPEEVSEAKAAEMQQSAASEGAVLKIATPNVIKSASFIGDSNLGVFTHLSNPPLMKMDSEGHLAGQLAESYEVSENNTCWTFYLRDDLYWSDGEPVTPEDIEFSIRYYGKETPWASWINDTLESSAVSEANNSVTFKFNKPYTRINLEFATYNILPAHVWETVENPMEYTNSGPYVGCGPYYLKLIDLNAGKLVFEKNPYWKGKVPEAETVEVHYYSNVDVATLALKNGEADTYYKYAGSYPYSGIEQLEETGDFEFLEKTDIGLIFLAPNLEKAPFSDLKFREALAYAINYEEIVRLETLGYGEVPNRGFVPPAMENFKETEKLEYDPEKARELLEEAGYSDSNGDGILEGKDGENIEIEILIRPDYARTGELLKEYFENVSLGADLRTADSDTWMTLKDNYEYDLTVTRSTPWGMLMHASWGSGYFDSRRSGQGVMHNLDDPEFLQLCDNILATTDSSELQDYAYELQDYYAENLPAIPLYWNTVLTPYNRHFEGWYTDPLYGIYNLDNFVNVRKTEA
- a CDS encoding PHP domain-containing protein, yielding MGGRQRNYEEKLIAPERAAELMEAGWKRADLHVHSTCSFDVLPAKDLQPESLYEKALGMGMDFVTFTDHDTVDAYDILGWDREQLVPGVEMAVYDPEFAGHTLHVNVFELCREDFSELTEISKVEHDLKGFIRYLKRHKLPFIYNHPFWFELHQEPDIFAVPKLAKLFPVLEYNMHELKQKNELTIALAEKFGKGIAATTDSHSGGIGKVYTLAKGDSFREYFKNIERGKSYIVPEDLTREILMEEINTWIDLIFEKSQRTRDIKRYLTGIKSLDAMVRISRSTLLNYSPRLNRTTMSLLYMISNTGLPASLYIHSKENLARKIEKKIEIKGQK